ttcccaggtttaaAAATGAGCTAGCCGACACCTTGGCTACCTTAGACTTGATGCTACCTTATCCAAGCAACACTCATATTGATCCATTggaaatccaagttcggaataaacacggttactgcaatacaatttAGGCAGAACCAGATGaagaaccatggtatcatgacataaaacgattcctgaaaataAGGGAGTACCCAGAGcatgccaagggagatcaaaaaagaactataaggcggcTCGTTGGTGGTTTCTTCCcgaatggggaaattttgtacaaaaggaccctaGATTTAAACTTGTTGAGATGCATAGATTCCATAGAAGCTGAACAGATCATGAGTGAAGTGTATTCAGAGGTATGTgggcctcacatgaatggatatgttttggcaaagaagattctatggtagggtattattggcttactatggagcgAGATTGTTTCAGTTTTGtttgcaagtgtcaccaatgctagATTCATGGCGACATGATTCACTCACCTCCGTCGGAGTTGCATCCtctgtcctctccttggcctttggtttcttggggaatggatgttattgggcccaTCGAGCGAAAgacttcaaatgggcatagattcattttggtctccactgattacttcaccaagtgggtggaggcagTTACTTTCAAAGCATTCACCAAaaaagcagtggtagacttcgttcattccaacatcatctatCGTTTTGGTATCCCAAtgaccattatcactgacaatgcggccaatctaaatagtcatctgatgaaggaggtaCGTGAGCAATTTAAAAATGTGCATCACTATTCTACCCCTTACCgaccaaaagccaatggagccgttgaagtgacaaacaagaacatcaagatgATTCTCATGAACATCATCCAAGGGTCCAgataatggcatgaaaagttgctttttgctcttttgggataccgcacaATTGCTCGCACATTTATTGCTGCAACTCTGTATTTGCTGGTATGCAGAACAAAAGCTGTAATACTAAACGAAGTCGAACTTCCCTCTCTCCGGATCATTGTGGAATCAGAGATTGAAGATACAGAATGTGTAAAGACCCGTTTGGAACAACTGATGgtgattgatgaaaaacggctaGCAGTAGTATGTttcaaccaattataccagcaAATAATGGCACGTgattacaacaagaaagtgcgtccatGGCACTTTGAGGTAGGCTAACTCATTTTGAAATACATTCTTCCACACCAAATAGAAGTTAAAGGAAAGTTTGCCCCGAACTggcaaggaccctacatcatcaagaaagtgttaccaaaaggggccttgcacttagtatatgaagaaggacgggtaccagacatgactattaacacagatgcagtcaaaagatattaggTTTGATATATACCCACTGCGGAACTTTCACGCATGTTTTTCTCAaatcgagatgacgaaggctatcATTGCTCACTATCCCAAATaggtgtcacccttttgttaacccttttgagccgtaTTTATCTTCTTTGTTTTCCCTCTTTTTGGAACCTCTGTACTtgtaaaaacaaaaacaaaaaacaaaaacaaaaaaagagaaaaaataaaaaaaatcaaacaaatCTTCTGAGTTAGTGAACTACGTCCAACCTGATTCCGAAAGAATACGTAGGaagccttaccctgggttcggtcaTATCACAACAAGAAATCCATATCCCTAATACTCCAAAAttggggcagaagtttgttttatTTTTACGGTAATTCTATAAaaagttccaaaagttgtaatttagTTCTAGATTCTTTTTACCTTTTCCCGTTAAGGCTTTCTGATCAATTGTTGAGAGTGTTGAAATCACCATGTCAATGGTGTTGGACAACCTGCCGCATGCAGTACCTTAGtcaaaaaaacaaaagaagaagaaatgagagagtcttatcgatGAAAACCCGTATTGGTACCATAAGGCGACAGTGAGCAGAGAGataagagtcttattggtgaaaacccataCGAGCACCACGAGGCGATAGAAAGTAGAGAAATGAGAGAAGTCAGTTAGCGAGAACCCATAAAGGGCGTTACTACCCGACTGAGGGTCTTTGATATTTCGGCATGAGTACAactaagacagtttcaagatgaatgttTACGacatattttgagaattagacagttCAGACGGATCAGGCATCCAATCCAAAATGCATATCGTGGTTCATTGAAGTTTGCATAAACCTCAAGATAAGTCTCCCTATTCCTCTCCCCGAAAAGGACATCTTTTGTTTAAACACAATTATTTTTCACTTTAAATCATTCTTATATTTTTACCCATAATTTTCTTTAAgtccctttcggtctaatcttgcataaAAAACGAAGCAAAGAAATGGCTGCAAAACTGGCTACAGTTTCCCCATAATATCGAGCATAATTTAGAGCATATACGACATCGACAAAGGCACACatccatctgtgatctcttttgataagccGAACAAAGTGTCTCAAAAAAACCGAAAAGGTtgcctaagcaagacttgcttcatggaaAAAGTAGATAAGCACTACACACACAAACTGGTACTAGGTGCAAGACAACTGAGTTCGATTTTAAAGGAACATTGCCTTGCTTTAGGGGCAAGGATTAGCTGTACCttggacatccgggtatgaaacagtCAGGGGCAGCATTAGAAAATCGAGGTCTCCAGAATGCAATACAGAGTATCCGAGCACCGAAGTACCACACTGATATAATTAGTTCTTCAACAGCGGAGTGGCCGTGAATTCAAACTACgcagggcatcaaggccacaaaccgaaccaccactttgaaaactcacaaatatttctttatttgaaacaggaacaaagcagtaCAAAATGGCGATttcaaaggacgaatgtcaccaaacgTAAGCTCCTCAAAAtcatgcatcactactgttcaCACCTCCCATTtttgtagcttaactcaggtaaaAACTTTTCTcctggggggatccagctcatagtttcgggtagaagtactcttcgctcgggatGTTGtatgtagcttaactcaggtagaaccgtttctcctagggggatccaactcatagtttcgagtagaattactcttcgctcaggttgttttatgtagcttaactcaggtagaaccattttgcctggggggggatccagcttatagttccgggtagaagtactcttcgctcaggttgttttaagtAGATTAActaaggtagaaccttttctcctagggggatccagctcatattttcgggtagaattactcttcgcccatgcttgctttttgtagcttaactcgggtagaaccttttcacctagggggatccagctcatatttttgggTAGATATACTCTTTGCCCAAGCTTGCTTTTTGCAGTTTAATTCGGGCAAAACTTTTTTTCCCCTAGAGGGATTCAAAATTTTATatgtaatatagggtaccaacccctggttacatttcctttcagtaatacagggtaccaatccctggttacattccttatCAGTAATAACATGGTGCctacccctagttacatttccttttagtaATTCATGGCGCCAATCCTTGGTTATATTCCTCTCCGCGATATAGGGCACCAACCTCTAATTACGTTTTCTTTCAATAATATAGGGTACCATCCCCTAATTCTATTTCCTGGGGAGAAAAATTTTGTTCATCTTTTATGATTTTGCAGGACCCTGTCATAAAGTACAAATTGTGACGATTAAAGCTTGCAGTTTTAGTTCTCGTAAAAAAAAAGTGGTCTTTCGATCACAAGATAGTTAGAGTTAGCTTTGATAATGCATTAGCAACCCTTGAAACCACCCGACCGGTAGTTGcgatctagcgcgtcgttcagcggtttgagactttgagtagctttacttcaggtattataacttgtacgtgtggtcggaattgaacttcggaaagttcgaagttgatttgggagAAAAactctaatttcgaaagctttaagttggaagaactggctaaggttggacttttgagtaaacgaccacgtaatcaagatttgaaggttccgataggttcgtatgatattttgtatttgagcgtatgttcgggttgagtatcggatcacccgggagcaattcgacacttattatggaaagttggcattttcgaaagttttagaatttcataagtttggtttgaagttgaTTTTTATGTTATCCATGTATGTTTGGAGTTCCGAGCCTCAACATAGGTTTGTATCATAATTtttgacttgtacgcaaagtttggtgtcattccggaatgttttggtatggttcggacacgttcgtcgaagtttgaatgttggAAAGTcgaaagaaaggttttggccaTTGATTTGTAATTTTGacattgtttggcatgatttgaggcctcgactaagttcgtaatgtgttttgggacgcgttggtatgtttggtcaatgtcccggtggcctcgggtgcgaatcggatTGGAAACGGATCGTGTTTGGACTTGAGAGAGGTGTTGAGACAGCTGGGATatgctgcaatcgcacctgcgtgttGAGGGCAGCAAgtacgagcccgcaggtgcggcgttGTAGCCACAGAAGCGACAATTGGAGTGAGCTGGGGTGGCTGCAGATGTGAGGGTATTTTCGCATCTCTGAGCCCGCATATGCGAAGGGTTCTCCATAGAAGCGAAAAACGAAAAGGGCAgctgggtcgcagaagcggaagatatCCGCACGTGCGGTCATGCAGGAGCGGAAATTGGTCTGCAAAAGCGGATTTTCCtggcttggggggggggggggaacctcacctgcgatggatttttctgcaggtgcggctggtgttccgcaggtgcggaaagctGGCTGGGCGGATTGTTTAAAAATCGGGGttttgctcatttcactcattttctctcttggtttgggcgatttttggagagcttcaagtggaggttttcatcatctatggcaaggtaagttatcccacatattgtaagttaaatacatggattctataaggatttaaacatggaaattagtagaaattgtggggtttatttttggtagaaaacctagaatttggtatttttggaatttgaccacgaaattggacatggaattaggaataaattatatatttgagttcgtggtgttatgggtaagtttcggaatccgggcacgtgggcccgagggcttTGTTGGCTTTTGAGCGAAGTTGGGAaccattataaattgttaaattatacgtattgtggtatattttgattggtttgcacgttgtttgactagtttttaaGATACGGGCATCAGGTTGAGGTGTTTGActggtgttggagccggttatagaactacagagcgagataagtgtcttgtctaaccttgtgagggggaatttaccccgtaggtgttatattgttatgtgcaactagttgtgggtgctacgtacacatgaggtgacgagagtccgtacgtagataaagcatgtttatgtccgggtagacttaggatcttatcatgtaatattttggaattatttgaactcattctgatggcttaattaattgaagttataactgaatttgatttagaaataaatatatgtataataggcTGAGCCTTAAcgctttgagttgtgggcgaggtatttgagaaacgataaagattatattcgttatgtactcatgtactgtattgtaaataCATGTCTCGAAATTCGGTAACTTcattcctttcttgtggagtgggtcgAATGcatcggcagtataatagatgcatctatggttcgtaccgcttgatgatggtaggctataatcttgtgttttagtcgcttattacattctaatttactgcactttaattgagtttgagcgttaattgctagtgttttgcactaattatgtgttttatgccttgtaggagtgattccaagctatgtagatgttatggaactaATTAGAGCTAATTGGAGCTTTGGAGTCAGAGTAAAAGCCCAGATAAAAATAAGCCagaatcgtgttcgggggtcgaggatcacttctgggtgtcaaattcaaggaagaataatCTGTTGAAAAATGCACTGGTGCGGCGCACTGGGCGACGCACAGTGCGACGCATCAGTGTAAAAATCTATCATAAAATAGCAAATTTCAGAGACTGGGTTTTTGGGGTATGTCAGGAAAAAGCACTAATGCTATGCACCCTGCTACGCACAGTGCGGCACATGAAAAGCAATAAGcttgcaagttttcctatttcggctagaaaAGGGTAATTTCATTTgggcctgaccctacttggtataaatacatggaaaacggTATTTTttagacttttgacacatctaagacctaaggaggctataGAAAAGGTGGAGAAGCCAAAGCagaaggaattcatcattcaatccttactcaagacaagagtttggatcgtttaatgcttttctttatatttgtgatgaattactccatatctatggagtagttctctttagggattgatgaatttggtgttttgatgattgtttgtggatattaactctagtttttatgtattgaattgttttgggtgatttaattattgcatctatattcacatgctCAAGTAATTGAGAggggcataacttgtgatgtttttgcaccatcttgttggttgaattcattgattcttcttagtaattgaaagaggctagttgaattattatttagacctagttaggaggataatcgaaagatgttctcctaaagaccagtcCATTACGAATttgtgcatatcttcaccgagcataaACTAGTTCATATTGTGGGGTTGAGACTTattcgagagaggagtttttactaAATGTTTaactaataattaagtgaattcgagagactcacttgaacattagaagtgaattaacgagaattaaatcccagacaattatcttgcacctatccaattaacccctattttctcctattgatatcttctttgcttaattttgttcaattgtcattagtcaattagatctagagtcttagttaattttagttcttaatcatataatatcaattgttgatcatcttggatagtaaTAAAATTATAAACTACGATAATAaatgtttaactccaatccttgtggatacgatattttaaattactatattcgactagcgagcatagtttagtgtgtgttttgcgctcgtcaaattttggcgtcgttgcctgggattggcaatcaatagtgtttgaaatagtttgtagtgcttattcaagaaattttttttttaatttttttttcctttttacggttggtgttctttgactgtgcgtaggttacaggttagattggtgcatgacccgATCTTCTGGGAAGGAATTGCTACCATACGagtcaaaaattgaaaaataactgTGACAGTTAAgcaaggaaagaaatctcaccgagacgttagaaaaggttgggcaatcctcaaccaaagatatgGTTGGAAACAATGAAGATAATGTTAATTTGGCTGCGAGAGAGGCAACCCAACTTAGAGAAAAAGCAGCACGAGATGCTGAAGAAGCAACACTTAGAGATGCACAAATTTCTTATGCGGAGGAGAGGTCTCGAAGAATTAATCAATATCAACCCTTGGGTGCAGACCAGTTCGGAAACATAGGTCCCggtgctgggagaccacttggtgattacgCTAGGCCagtctacaaccaaggcttatcaagtgtgagacctcCTCTAGTAGCAGCCAACAATATTGAATTGAAGTTACGGTTGCTCCAAACTCTCCAAAATAGCTGCATtttcagaggaaagatgaacgaagatccaaacaatcatctaatggacttcgaggatataataaacacctttcaatataatggtgtaTCGCAAGATGCAGTTTatctaagggcattccccttcatatttaaagatgatgcaaagcactggcttcgaagcttgcctaatggatcgattagaacatgggatgagatgaccagaaaatttctcgacaaatatttctcatcagctaagacgggcaagtttagaggGGAAATCCACAACTTCTGTTAAACTGAGACTGAAAcggtgtttgaagcttgggagaggttcaaagaAATATTGCGTAAGTGTAAGCATAGTGGAatagaactctggatgcaactccaagatttttgggatggattgacaccaacTTCACGCAggacattgagcaatgcagctggaggcccattgatgaaaatgactccagaggagatagttataattctagatgagttgtctgaggatgaaaatcagtggccctctgaagtTGCTGAAAGAATAAGAACAAcgggtgttcaccaagttgatgctaacacatctgtgcaggtacagttTGATGTCATGgcaaaggaaataaggaagctaaCTTTAGCTTCAATACACAGTGAGCCCACTGCAGCATGtgacatatgtggaagaggacaccctactcatgaatGTCAAGCCTCGATCGAGGAAGTTAATGCTGTTGGTAATTacaacttcaatgcaatgggtcagaagcaccccaaTCTTTCATGGAATTCACCTGGGGGTACAACAAATGCATAGCAACAAAATAACTCCTGATTTCAAGGAGCTCTTGGTTTCATGAATCAGCATAGGCTACCGTTTTAGCCTCAACAACCAATTCAGTCTGGGTTAGAAGATCTGATGAAGTCATTCattgtcaagacagatgagagattagatgctcatggtgcagCTATGAAAGAACTTGGGACATATTTGCGAAGTTTAGAGTGACAAGTGGGATAAATTGCAACTATATTATCCgagagaatcccaggtactctgctagctgatactgaaaagaatcccaaagaaacggtaaatgttgtgaccttgagaaacGGACAAGTattgaaagatcccactccaatTCGCAAAAAAGCTGcgcctgaaaaagaaagtgggaaggAGCTGAAAATTGAAGATGATGATAAAAAGACTAAGAAGAAGAAACgcaagaagggagctgagaaaaagaaaaagaaggaaacttcaagaagggaggaatccAATGAAGTAAGCAAGCACATGCatgctttaccttttccccaaaatctctatagagaaaagctggataaGCACTTTGATAGATTTCTAGAGATGCtgagacaggttaatgtaaattttccattcatgaaagttctctcacaaatgccagcttatgcaaaattcttgaaggagatccttacaaagaaaagGAAGGTCGAGGAGACATCAGTGGTGAAACTCATAGAGCATTGCAGTGCTATCTTTTAAAATAAACTCTCACAAAAATAtagagatccagggagttttactataccttgctctttaggcactcttaactttgataaatctttatgtgactctggtgcctcaattaatctaatgccattgtctatttacaggaaactggagaaggagattggagagataaggtcggtgccaatatctttgtGGAAGGagtcttgcggtggttgaatcACTAGGAAGTCAAGTATGAAAAGAAGAAGTCgagtagtttcttaaaggagagagTTTAGCTAAAGTGGGAGGGTGGCAGAGTAGCATTTGGGTTTTGTGGtgggatagccacacgccttgagggaagtttagagcaatttgggaatcgtaACGGACAATGACTAGGACCAcatattttatttggatgcaacatgacttcgagtttggaatgtattgacTGACTTTTCAGTTTATTTCAATGGAGAATAAACAGACTTGTTCACCTGGTGAGTGAGCACgagctcaggagggtttactgatttcgtagtaattgtacccagtgcaacgtcattggaagatgtcgccAGGGAATTTTCACAGGCGggctatctcctatgagcaggtcagcggtggcgtgatgttaaTGAGGTTTCTATGAAGAATTCCACTTACTACTCGACAGAAGGTCAAGTTTTCAATTGTGGCTAATTATTTGGGATGTTCATGAAAGGTTTAACaaaagatttcgaggaatttggcgggttagaGGATGCAAGATCATGGTAATTAAGAAGGAGGAATCCTTGTGGGCTCTAGGattatgtgattgtagcttaaaagctaagtgggggagcccaccgtctacggttggatcgcgtggttgtctgcgtGTGCGGTTTCAAAATATCGATGCATTGGTGGATcgtttatgactaagaaaagagaaCATTAGGGGGTAAATCGAGCAAAGGACTTGATGAATacgtgctatatttggccttattgattcatgttcaggttttagGAAGACTCATAGTTTATGCTCTTTGTGGGGGTTATGTACAAGGAAATGAATTCAGTCGGATGCTTCTTTGATAGGGTGTTCACTTACTAACAAcgcactagagtttggcttatattcgggaccaagtcagagtgggtgactctcaacagcgGTCCTAgtgagttcaagaatttaagtgcagtgcctaaggacttggaatgttctatgttatcatttagcatgcggtgcagtattggaggaaaggaagaaatagcttcggattcgcggaaTGTCTTGGAGAATGGGTGTACCAGCTGGAGATGCCATTGTGCGCATGAGGAAGgcatgagatggttcgtgggtatTGAGACAAGAGGTTCTTGTGAAGTGGGTCACTTGGGAGGAGTGCTGTTGAGTTCGTTACGTTTATGAattgagctattattatttctaaggaaagtcGAGAAttaattggaagaagttgggtcggttggaAATGGTTGAATTAGTACGGTTGTGGCAATGATAAGCTTCTTCgatgtgttaagttatacatgtggtttatgGTTGTACATGCGAGCTCGGCAGCCACCACAACTTGATGGATTTTGGAGGTGTTTGATTCGGATGGTCTTGTGGTGTAAATGAATTCCAGAAGAGTCATTGAGGCTTAGATCGTGACTAGAGgcttgtattttctgtggttgaGAGCTTAGTtatgtgttgcaatggttcttctgaaaggAGTAAGTGAAGGGTTTCTAACCAATGAATTGTTTTATTCTGCTAGTAGTTCAAAGGTAATGGTGAATGCGTGTATTATCGCATAG
This sequence is a window from Nicotiana tomentosiformis chromosome 5, ASM39032v3, whole genome shotgun sequence. Protein-coding genes within it:
- the LOC138892039 gene encoding uncharacterized protein codes for the protein MVGNNEDNVNLAAREATQLREKAARDAEEATLRDAQISYAEERSRRINQYQPLGADQFGNIGPGAGRPLGDYARPVYNQGLSSVRPPLVAANNIELKLRLLQTLQNSCIFRGKMNEDPNNHLMDFEDIINTFQYNGVSQDAVYLRAFPFIFKDDAKHWLRSLPNGSIRTWDEMTRKFLDKYFSSAKTAWERFKEILRKCKHSGIELWMQLQDFWDGLTPTSRRTLSNAAGGPLMKMTPEEIVIILDELSEDENQWPSEVAERIRTTGVHQVDANTSVQVQFDVMAKEIRKLTLASIHSEPTAACDICGRGHPTHECQASIEEVNAVGNYNFNAMGQKHPNLSWNSPGGTLLADTEKNPKETVNVVTLRNGQVLKDPTPIRKKAAPEKESGKELKIEDDDKKTKKKKRKKGAEKKKKKETSRREESNEVSKHMHALPFPQNLYREKLDKHFDRFLEMLRQVNVNFPFMKVLSQMPAYAKFLKEILTKKRKVEETSVVKLIEHCSAIF